In one Plasmodium falciparum 3D7 genome assembly, chromosome: 14 genomic region, the following are encoded:
- a CDS encoding ATP-dependent RNA helicase DDX5, putative yields the protein MRGFNYNNNSNNNNRYSAYPDYNNSYGNYQAYGQQYRANYGTGYVPNYNNNSNNYGKNLAPIDWKTINLVPFEKNFYKEHEDISKLSTKEVKEIRDKHKITILEGENVPKPVVSINKIGFPDYVIKSLKNNNIVAPTPIQIQGWPIALSGKDMIGKAETGSGKTLAFILPAFVHILAQPNLKYGDGPIVLVLAPTRELAEQIRQECIKFSTESKIRNTCAYGGVPKSGQIYALKQGVHILIACPGRLIDLLEQNVTNLMRVTYLVLDEADKMLDMGFELQIRKIVDQIRPDRQTLMWSATWPKEVQALAKDLCKEQPIQVNVGSLTLTACRSIKQEIYLLEEHEKIGNLKSLLQRIFKDNDRIIVFVETKKNADFITKALRLDGMPALCIHGDKKQEERRWVLNEFKTGKSPIMIATDVASRGLDIKNVKYVINFDFPNQIEDYVHRIGRTGRAGSHGASFTFLTADKYRLAKDLVKILRESEQPVPPQLEKISYSMGNNQRRNPYYSSGRSNNVNNIPLRGNNRFY from the exons ATGAGAGGATTTAATTACAACaacaatagtaataataataatagatatAGTGCTTACCccgattataataatagttatGGAAACTACCAAGCATATGGTCAACAATATAGAGCGAATTATGGAACAGGGTATGTTCCaaattacaataataattctaATAATTATGGTAAAAATTTAGCTCCAATTGATTGGAAAACTATAAATTTAGTTCCGTTTGAAAagaatttttataaagaacATGAAGATATAAGTAAATTATCAACAAAAGAAGTTAAAGAAATTAGAgataaacataaaattacAATATTAGAAGGTGAGAATGTACCCAAACCTGTCGTgtcaattaataaaataggaTTTCCAgattatgttataaaatccttaaaaaataataatattgtagCTCCAACACCCATACAAATACAAGGATGGCCTATTGCATTATCAGGAAAAGATATGATAGGTAAAGCAGAAACAGGTAGTGGGAAAACATTAGCTTTTATATTACCTGcatttgttcatattttagCTCAAccaaatttaaaatatggaGATGGACCTATAGTTCTAGTATTAGCACCAACAAGAGAATTAGCTGAACAAATACGTCAAGAATGTATCAAATTTTCTACCGAAtcgaaaataagaaatactTGTGCATATGGAGGAGTACCAAAAAGTGGGCAAATATATGCTTTAAAACAAGgtgtacatattttaattgCATGCCCAGGTCGTCTAATAGATTTATTAGAACAAAATGTTACAAACCTTATGAGAGTTACTTATCTTGTTTTAGATGAAGCTGATAAAATGTTAGATATGGGATTTGAATtacaaataagaaaaattgtTGATCAAATTAGACCTGATAGACAAACTTTAATGTGGTCAGCTACATGGCCAAAAGAAGTACAAGCCTTGGCAAAAGACTTATGTAAAGAGCAACCAATACAAGTAAATGTTGGCTCTTTAACATTAACTGCATGCCGTAGTATTAAACAAGAAATATATCTTCTTGAG gAACATGAAAAAATTGGTAATTTGAAGTCCTTATTACAAAGAATCTTTAAAGATAATGATAGAATTATCGTATTTGTTGAAACAAAGAAAAATGCAGATTTTATTACAAAGGCGCTAAGGTTAGATGGTATGCCAGCTTTATGTATACATGGAGATAAAAAACAAGAAGAAAGAAGATGGGTATTGAATGAGTTTAAAACTGGTAAGAGTCCTATTATGATAGCAACGGATGTAGCTTCAAGAGGAttggatataaaaaatgttaaatatGTTATCAATTTTGATTTTCCTAATCAAATTGAAGATTATGTACATAGAATTGGAAGAACAGGAAGAGCAGGTTCTCATGGTGCttcttttacatttttaacaGCAGATAAATATAGACTTGCAAAAGATTTAGTTAAAATATTAAGAGAATCGGAACAACCAGTACCACCAcaattagaaaaaatatcTTATTCTATGGGAAATAATCAAAGAAGAAATCCTTACTATAGTTCAGGGCGTTCAAacaatgtaaataatataccaCTAAGAGGAAATAACAGATTttactaa
- a CDS encoding M17 leucyl aminopeptidase, producing the protein MYFSSLCKFLPISEKEKIYLNIVKKRFCKSNIYYNNNNNNIINYNKRGLKFYPFCNNLKKNINFVNINNKKGINFHSINKERKMASEVPQVVSLDPTSIPIEYNTPIHDIKVQVYDIKGGCNVEEGLTIFLVNNPGKENGPVKISSKVNDKNVSEFLKDENMEKFNVKLGTSKHFYMFNDNKNSVAVGYVGCGSVADLSEADMKRVVLSLVTMLHDNKLSKLTVVFEINVDKNLFRFFLETLFYEYMTDERFKSTDKNVNMEYIKHLGVYINNADTYKEEVEKARVYYFGTYYASQLIAAPSNYCNPVSLSNAAVELAQKLNLEYKILGVKELEELKMGAYLSVGKGSMYPNKFIHLTYKSKGDVKKKIALVGKGITFDSGGYNLKAAPGSMIDLMKFDMSGCAAVLGCAYCVGTLKPENVEIHFLSAVCENMVSKNSYRPGDIITASNGKTIEVGNTDAEGRLTLADALVYAEKLGVDYIVDIATLTGAMLYSLGTSYAGVFGNNEELINKILNSSKTSNEPVWWLPIINEYRATLNSKYADINNISSSVKASSIVASLFLKEFVQNTAWAHIDIAGVSWNFKARKPKGFGVRLLTEFVLNDAL; encoded by the coding sequence atGTATTTTTCTTCCTTATGTAAATTTTTGCCAATAtctgaaaaagaaaagatatatttaaatattgtaaaaaaacGCTTCTgtaaatcaaatatatattataataataataataataatattattaattataataagagaggtttaaaattttatcctttttgtaataatttaaaaaaaaatataaattttgtaaatattaataataagaagggaataaattttcatagtataaataaagaaagaaaaatggCAAGTGAAGTACCACAAGTTGTTTCCTTAGATCCAACAAGTATTCCTATTGAATATAATACTCCTATACATGATATAAAAGTTCAGgtttatgatataaaaggAGGTTGTAATGTTGAAGAAGGATTAACTATTTTCTTAGTTAATAATCCTGGTAAAGAAAATGGGCCAGTTAAAATTAGCTCAAAagttaatgataaaaatgtgagcgaatttttaaaagatgaaaatatggaaaaattTAATGTTAAATTAGGAACATCAAAACATTTCTACATgtttaatgataataaaaattcagTTGCTGTTGGTTATGTAGGATGTGGATCAGTTGCTGATTTAAGTGAAGCTGATATGAAAAGAGTTGTATTATCATTAGTCACTATGTTACATGATAATAAACTTTCTAAATTAACTGTTGTTTTTGAAATTAATgttgataaaaatttattccgTTTTTTCTTAGAAAcattattttatgaatatatgacCGATGAAAGGTTCAAATCTACtgataaaaatgttaatatgGAATATATCAAACATTTAGGTGTATACATAAACAATGCTGATACTTATAAGGAAGAAGTTGAAAAAGCTcgtgtttattattttggtACTTATTATGCTTCTCAACTTATTGCTGCACCATCCAACTATTGTAATCCTGTATCTTTATCTAATGCAGCTGTAGAGCTAGctcaaaaattaaatttagaATATAAAATTCTAGGAGTAAAAGAActtgaagaattaaaaatggGAGCCTATTTATCTGTGGGTAAAGGTAGTATGTAtccaaataaatttattcatttaacatataaaagCAAAGGAGatgtcaaaaaaaaaattgcatTAGTAGGAAAAGGTATTACATTCGATTCAGGAGGATACAATTTAAAAGCTGCTCCAGGATCTATGATAGATTTAATGAAATTTGATATGAGTGGATGTGCAGCCGTTTTAGGTTGTGCTTATTGTGTAGGTACACTTAAACCAGAAAATGTTGAAATTCATTTTCTAAGTGCCGTTTGTGAAAATATGGTCTCTAAAAATTCCTATCGTCCAGGGGATATTATTACAGCATCAAATGGTAAAACTATAGAAGTTGGTAATACAGATGCTGAAGGAAGATTAACATTAGCTGATGCTTTAGTATATGCTGAAAAATTAGGTGTTGATTATATTGTAGATATAGCTACATTAACAGGTGCTATGCTATATTCATTAGGTACAAGCTATGCTGGTGTTTTTGGTAATAATGAAGAACTTATCAATAAAATATTGAACTCTTCAAAAACTTCAAACGAACCAGTCTGGTGGTTACCAATTATTAATGAATACAGAGCAACATTAAATTCAAAATATGctgatattaataatatctcATCAAGTGTTAAAGCTTCATCTATTGTGGcctcattatttttaaaagaatttgTTCAAAATACTGCTTGGGCACATATTGATATTGCTGGTGTTTCATGGAATTTCAAAGCTAGAAAACCAAAAGGTTTTGGTGTGCGTTTATTGACAGAATTTGTACTCAATGACGCTCtataa
- a CDS encoding pyruvate dehydrogenase E1 component subunit beta has translation MGRKRNNIVNIRYNFFLIYFWVIFMYPCETNKGNVKPLNFIKGKNIFLNITKNKVKHLNTINGIETISNVENKNILNDTNYINEMKNIKVRRNISEALHMAIYEEMKKDKGVYVLGEDVGLYGGSYKVTKNLAHFFGFSRVLDTPICENAFMGLGIGSAINDLRPIIEGMNLSFLILAFNQISNNACMMRYMCDGQFNIPIVIRGPGGIGKQLGPEHSQRIESYLMSIPGIKIVSCSTPFNARGLLKSAIRDNNPILFIEHVLLYNYEQEIPLLPYTLPIDKAEVVKNGKDLTVLSYGITRHLASEAAKELTKFNIDIEVIDLISLKPFDMETIEKSLKKTKKCLILDESAGFGGIGAELYTQVIEMFSSYLITKPIRLCTKDIPIAYSNKYEDACIIKKEDIVYMSTYLHSLSS, from the coding sequence atgggGAGAAAAAGAAACAATATTGTAAACATtagatataattttttcttgatTTATTTTTGGGTGATATTTATGTATCCATGCGAGACAAATAAAGGAAATGTGAAGCCactaaattttataaaaggaaagaatatttttttgaatataacTAAAAACAAAGTGAAGCATTTAAATACAATAAATGGAATTGAAACTATATCGAATGTTGagaacaaaaatattttgaatgatacaaattatataaatgaaatgaagaatataaagGTTAGAAGAAATATAAGTGAAGCTTTACATATGGCCATATatgaagaaatgaaaaaagataAAGGTGTATATGTACTTGGAGAAGATGTAGGATTGTATGGAGGTTCGTATAAAGTTACTAAAAATTTAGCTCACTTTTTTGGTTTTTCTAGAGTTTTAGATACACCCATATGTGAAAATGCCTTCATGGGATTAGGTATAGGTTCTGCAATTAACGACTTAAGACCTATTATTGAAGGTATGAATTtgtcttttttaattttagcATTTAATCAAATATCAAATAATGCTTGTATGATGAGATATATGTGTGATGGTCAATTTAATATTCCTATTGTTATTAGAGGTCCAGGAGGTATAGGGAAACAATTAGGTCCTGAACATTCTCAAAGAATTGAATCGTATTTAATGAGTATACCAGGTATTAAAATCGTTTCATGCTCAACACCTTTTAATGCTAGAGGATTATTAAAATCAGCAATTAGAGATAATAAccctatattatttatagaacatgttttattatataattatgaacaGGAAATTCCTCTTTTACCTTACACCTTACCTATTGATAAAGCAGAAGTTGTTAAAAATGGAAAAGATCTAACCGTTTTATCCTATGGAATAACAAGACATTTAGCTTCCGAAGCAGCAAAAGAATTAACGAAATTTAATATAGATATAGAAGTAATTGatttaatttctttaaaaCCATTTGATATGGAAACTATAGAAAAATCTCTTAAAAAAACCAAGAAATGTTTAATTTTGGATGAGTCAGCTGGTTTTGGGGGTATAGGAGCTGAATTATATACACAAGTTATAGAAATGTTTTCTTCATACTTAATAACCAAACCTATTAGATTATGTACCAAGGATATACCTATAGCttattcaaataaatatgaagacGCATGTATTATCAAAAAGGAGGACATTGTATATATGTCTACTTATCTTCATTCGCTATCATCTTGA